The following coding sequences are from one Streptomyces dengpaensis window:
- a CDS encoding Uma2 family endonuclease: MTVMAERTSSQMSVAMFERIAEFAAHEDETVSFEFIGGRIGVKKVTNGNHGEIAMWLVFQCKQARPELTLNTTNQGLKVEAYRRGRARPDALLAPVGHFGGQGDWADAKGVLMAVEITSYDADTHNRDRLEKPRTYAEAGIPVYLLIDRDNLSILVHSDPDMEDGYRDIHVVRLGGKVTLPDPVGIELDTEDLKQYVD, encoded by the coding sequence ATGACGGTTATGGCAGAGCGCACGTCGTCTCAGATGTCCGTGGCAATGTTCGAGCGGATCGCCGAATTCGCCGCCCATGAGGACGAGACCGTCAGTTTCGAGTTCATCGGCGGACGGATCGGGGTCAAGAAGGTGACGAATGGCAACCACGGCGAGATCGCGATGTGGTTGGTCTTCCAGTGCAAGCAGGCGCGGCCCGAGCTCACCCTCAACACGACGAATCAGGGGCTGAAGGTCGAGGCGTACCGCAGGGGGCGCGCCCGGCCCGACGCCCTGCTCGCACCAGTGGGTCACTTCGGTGGACAGGGCGACTGGGCCGACGCCAAGGGCGTGCTGATGGCGGTCGAGATCACGTCGTACGACGCGGACACCCACAACCGCGACCGGCTGGAGAAGCCCCGGACCTACGCGGAGGCAGGCATCCCGGTCTACTTGCTGATCGACCGCGACAACCTCTCGATCCTCGTGCACAGCGACCCCGACATGGAAGACGGATACCGGGACATCCACGTGGTCCGGCTCGGCGGCAAGGTGACTCTCCCCGACCCTGTCGGCATCGAACTCGACACCGAGGACCTCAAGCAGTACGTCGACTGA
- a CDS encoding cytochrome P450, whose protein sequence is MAAFDPWDPAFVADPYPAYGELRGRGRVHYYEPSNQWLVPRHADVSALLRDRRLGRTYQHRFAHEDFGRTAPPPEHEPFHVLNDHGMLDLEPPDHTRIRRLVSKAFTPRTVERLKPYVHGLADDLVSALVEAGGGDLLTDVAEPLPVAVIAEMLGIPETDRDQLRPWSADICGMYELNPSEETAAKAVRASVGFTEYLRELIAARRTAPGDDLISGLIAAYDEGDRLTEQEMISTCVLLLNAGHEATVNATVNGWWALFRHPEQLAALRADHSLIPRAVEELMRYDTPLQLFERWVLEEIEIDGTTIPRGAEIALLFGSANHDPEVFAEPGQLDLTREDNPHISFSAGIHYCIGAPLARIELAASMAALLERAPTLRLVAEPKRKPNFVIRGLEGVSVEVG, encoded by the coding sequence ATGGCAGCCTTCGACCCCTGGGACCCGGCGTTCGTCGCGGACCCCTACCCCGCTTACGGCGAGCTGCGCGGTCGCGGTCGCGTGCACTACTACGAGCCCAGCAACCAGTGGCTGGTCCCGCGCCACGCGGACGTCTCGGCGCTGCTGCGGGACCGCCGCCTCGGCCGGACGTACCAGCACCGCTTCGCGCACGAGGACTTCGGGCGCACGGCGCCGCCGCCCGAGCACGAGCCGTTCCACGTCCTGAACGACCACGGAATGCTCGACCTGGAGCCGCCCGACCACACCCGTATCCGGCGCTTGGTGTCGAAGGCGTTCACTCCGCGCACGGTGGAGCGGCTCAAGCCGTACGTGCACGGCCTGGCGGACGACCTGGTGTCGGCTCTGGTGGAGGCGGGCGGCGGCGATCTGCTCACGGACGTGGCGGAGCCGCTCCCGGTGGCGGTGATCGCGGAGATGCTCGGCATCCCGGAGACGGACCGCGATCAGCTCCGCCCCTGGTCGGCGGACATCTGCGGGATGTACGAGCTGAACCCGTCGGAGGAGACGGCGGCGAAGGCGGTGCGTGCGTCGGTCGGGTTCACGGAGTATCTGCGGGAGCTGATCGCGGCCCGCCGTACGGCACCCGGTGACGACCTGATCTCCGGTCTGATCGCGGCGTACGACGAGGGCGACCGGCTGACGGAGCAGGAGATGATCTCGACCTGCGTGCTGCTGCTGAACGCGGGGCACGAGGCGACGGTGAACGCGACGGTGAACGGCTGGTGGGCGCTGTTCCGCCACCCCGAGCAGCTGGCGGCCCTGCGTGCGGACCACTCCCTGATCCCCAGGGCTGTCGAAGAGCTGATGCGCTACGACACGCCCCTCCAGCTCTTCGAGCGCTGGGTCCTGGAGGAGATCGAGATCGACGGTACGACCATCCCCCGGGGCGCGGAGATCGCCCTGCTCTTCGGCTCCGCCAACCACGACCCGGAGGTCTTCGCCGAGCCGGGGCAGCTGGATCTGACGCGCGAGGACAACCCGCACATCTCCTTCAGCGCCGGCATCCACTACTGCATCGGCGCGCCGCTGGCCCGGATCGAGCTGGCGGCGTCGATGGCGGCGTTGCTTGAGAGGGCGCCGACGCTGCGGCTGGTCGCGGAGCCGAAGCGGAAGCCGAACTTCGTCATCCGGGGGTTGGAGGGGGTGAGCGTGGAGGTGGGGTGA
- a CDS encoding response regulator produces the protein MTNGTNGTTGGSTDGTTGRTTDGTTDGTTDGTTDATIRVLIADDQVMVREGFSVLLGAMPDIEVVGEAVNGRDAVERIRELAPDVVLMDIRMPEMNGIEATREIVAADGAAKVLVLTTFDLDEYVYQALRAGASGFLLKDASARQLADGVRVVAAGEALLAPSVTRRLITEFSKLADAPRLPATARAAYGDLTERETEVLVLIAQGLSNAEIAGRLVVAESTIKTHVSRILVKLGLRDRTQAAVFAYEARLVTPR, from the coding sequence ATGACGAACGGCACGAACGGTACGACCGGCGGCTCGACGGACGGCACAACGGGCCGGACGACGGACGGGACAACGGACGGGACGACGGACGGGACAACGGACGCCACCATCCGCGTCCTGATCGCCGACGACCAGGTCATGGTCCGTGAGGGCTTCTCCGTACTGCTCGGCGCGATGCCGGACATCGAGGTTGTCGGCGAGGCGGTGAACGGCCGGGACGCGGTCGAGCGGATCCGCGAACTCGCCCCGGACGTCGTCCTGATGGACATCCGTATGCCGGAGATGAACGGGATCGAGGCGACCCGGGAGATCGTCGCCGCGGACGGTGCCGCGAAGGTGCTGGTGCTGACGACGTTCGACCTCGACGAGTACGTGTACCAGGCGCTGCGCGCGGGAGCCTCCGGCTTCCTGCTCAAGGATGCCTCGGCGCGCCAACTCGCCGACGGGGTCAGGGTGGTGGCGGCCGGCGAGGCGCTCCTCGCGCCCTCCGTCACCAGGCGACTGATCACCGAGTTCTCCAAGCTGGCGGACGCGCCCCGGCTCCCGGCCACGGCGCGGGCGGCGTACGGCGACCTGACCGAGCGGGAGACCGAGGTGCTGGTCCTCATCGCCCAGGGGCTGTCGAACGCGGAGATCGCGGGGCGTCTCGTCGTCGCCGAGTCCACGATCAAGACCCATGTGAGCCGCATCCTGGTGAAGCTGGGCCTGCGGGACCGCACGCAGGCGGCGGTGTTCGCGTACGAGGCGCGGCTGGTGACGCCGAGGTGA
- a CDS encoding TetR/AcrR family transcriptional regulator, which translates to MSAEPGTVRPGGRTARVRTAVLRAAGDVLAEQGFAHLDLADVARRAEVGKTTVYRRWGSVTGLVADLLSDMAEQSVPRTETGSVLGDLRANAALVRRTLADPRQGALFRAVIAAATSDSRTAEALRRFYEVRVAEWVPCVEQGVARGELPVGTDAALVVRAVSAPLYYTLLTTGVAPDAAAADRAAEAAVAAAAAGVYVVG; encoded by the coding sequence ATGTCCGCCGAACCCGGCACCGTACGTCCTGGGGGCCGTACTGCGCGTGTCCGTACGGCCGTGTTGCGGGCTGCCGGGGATGTGCTCGCCGAACAGGGGTTCGCGCATCTCGATCTGGCCGATGTGGCACGGCGGGCCGAGGTGGGGAAGACGACGGTGTACCGGCGGTGGGGGTCGGTGACGGGGCTGGTCGCCGATCTGCTCAGCGATATGGCCGAGCAGTCGGTTCCCCGTACGGAGACGGGGAGCGTGCTCGGGGATCTTCGGGCCAATGCCGCGCTGGTGCGGCGGACGCTGGCCGATCCTCGGCAGGGGGCCTTGTTCCGGGCGGTCATCGCCGCGGCGACGTCCGACTCTCGTACGGCGGAGGCCTTGCGGCGGTTCTATGAGGTGCGGGTCGCTGAGTGGGTGCCGTGTGTGGAACAGGGGGTCGCTCGCGGGGAGTTGCCGGTGGGGACCGATGCCGCGCTCGTCGTTCGGGCGGTTTCGGCTCCCCTCTACTACACCCTGCTCACCACCGGGGTGGCTCCGGATGCCGCCGCCGCCGACCGTGCGGCCGAGGCCGCCGTTGCCGCCGCGGCGGCTGGGGTGTACGTCGTCGGGTGA
- a CDS encoding alpha/beta hydrolase: MQDDAAARHDDAVQRDAAEEASAFSHPPVDPDVTVAYGDHPDQIIDFYAPREPDPAVLAPLVVILHGGAWRAPYDRRHVTPFADFLARRGFAVANVEYRRGAEDTGAGPVAGRWPDTFDDVAAALDALPALVRESLPQADPRRTVVTGHSAGGHLALWAAARHVLPANAPWRTDRPALLRGVVALAPIADFQLADKLDVCSGAARQLLGGDGAFAERLPYADPVQLLPTGIATTLVQGRTDIVVPQAVAEAYADAAAKAGEVVGLTLLEDVGHFPLIDPAADACAVVAEEIAQLAW, translated from the coding sequence ATGCAGGACGACGCCGCAGCCCGGCACGACGACGCCGTACAGCGCGACGCGGCGGAAGAGGCGTCAGCCTTCTCGCACCCGCCCGTCGACCCCGACGTCACCGTCGCGTACGGCGACCACCCCGACCAGATCATCGACTTCTACGCCCCGCGCGAGCCCGACCCCGCGGTCCTCGCCCCCCTCGTAGTCATCCTGCACGGCGGCGCCTGGCGTGCCCCGTACGACCGCCGCCACGTCACCCCGTTCGCGGATTTCCTGGCCCGCCGTGGTTTCGCCGTGGCGAACGTCGAGTACCGCCGTGGCGCTGAGGACACCGGCGCGGGCCCGGTCGCGGGCCGCTGGCCGGACACCTTCGACGACGTCGCGGCCGCGCTCGACGCGCTGCCCGCCCTCGTACGCGAGAGCCTCCCGCAGGCCGACCCCCGCCGCACGGTGGTCACGGGCCACTCGGCGGGCGGCCACCTCGCCCTGTGGGCCGCCGCCCGGCATGTCCTGCCCGCCAACGCCCCCTGGCGCACCGACCGGCCCGCCCTCCTGCGCGGCGTCGTCGCCCTCGCCCCCATCGCGGACTTCCAGCTCGCGGACAAGCTCGACGTCTGCAGCGGGGCGGCCCGTCAACTCCTGGGCGGGGACGGTGCGTTCGCGGAGCGCCTGCCGTACGCCGACCCGGTTCAGCTCCTCCCCACCGGCATCGCCACCACCCTTGTACAGGGCCGCACCGACATCGTCGTCCCGCAGGCGGTCGCCGAGGCGTACGCCGACGCCGCCGCCAAGGCGGGTGAGGTGGTCGGCCTGACGCTCCTGGAGGATGTCGGCCACTTCCCCCTGATCGACCCGGCGGCGGACGCGTGCGCGGTGGTGGCCGAGGAGATCGCCCAGCTGGCCTGGTGA
- the kynU gene encoding kynureninase, translating into MSEVAVSPSAKAEKLDAADELAALCSEFVLDDVVYLDGNSLGALPVGVPGRVDDVVRHQWGELRIRSWEESGWWTAPERVGDRIAPLVGAAPGQIVVGDSTSVNVFKALVGAVRLAGGGGGGGGGGRDEILVDATTFPTDGYIAGSAARLTGCELRPVAPAEVPGAVGPRTAAVLLNHVDYRTGRLHDLPSLTSAIHAAGALSVWDLCHSAGALPVGLDEHGVDLAVGCTYKYLNGGPGSPAYLYVRSDLQERFDSPLPGWNSHADPFGMSPSYAPAPGALRGRVGTPDILSMLALEAALEVWEGVSIDSVRRKSLALTDFFLECVSAYVPEGRVESLTPAAHAERGSQVALRCADAGSVMKRLIERGVVGDFRHPDVLRFGFTPLYVGFGDVERAARVLGETLG; encoded by the coding sequence ATGTCTGAGGTGGCGGTGAGTCCGTCCGCCAAGGCGGAGAAGCTGGACGCGGCCGATGAACTGGCCGCGCTGTGCTCGGAGTTCGTGCTTGACGATGTCGTGTACCTGGACGGGAACTCGCTCGGCGCGCTGCCGGTGGGGGTGCCCGGGCGGGTCGACGACGTGGTGCGCCACCAGTGGGGTGAGCTGCGGATCCGCTCCTGGGAGGAGAGCGGATGGTGGACGGCGCCGGAGCGGGTCGGCGACCGGATCGCGCCGTTGGTCGGTGCGGCGCCGGGGCAGATCGTGGTGGGCGACTCGACGAGTGTGAACGTCTTCAAGGCGCTGGTGGGGGCGGTACGGCTGGCCGGGGGCGGGGGCGGGGGCGGGGGCGGGGGCCGGGACGAGATCCTGGTGGATGCCACCACCTTCCCGACGGACGGGTATATCGCCGGGTCGGCGGCGCGGTTGACGGGGTGTGAGCTGCGGCCGGTGGCCCCGGCGGAGGTGCCGGGGGCGGTGGGTCCGCGTACGGCGGCGGTGCTGCTGAACCACGTCGACTACCGCACCGGGCGGCTGCACGATCTGCCGTCGCTGACGTCGGCGATTCATGCGGCGGGGGCGCTGTCGGTGTGGGACCTGTGCCATAGCGCGGGGGCGCTGCCGGTGGGGCTGGACGAGCACGGGGTCGACCTGGCGGTCGGCTGCACGTACAAGTACCTGAACGGCGGCCCGGGTTCACCGGCGTACCTGTACGTCCGCAGCGACCTGCAGGAACGCTTCGACTCGCCGCTTCCCGGCTGGAACTCGCACGCGGACCCCTTCGGTATGAGTCCGTCGTACGCTCCTGCTCCGGGCGCGCTGCGGGGGCGTGTGGGTACGCCGGACATTCTGTCGATGCTGGCCCTGGAAGCGGCGCTGGAGGTGTGGGAGGGCGTCTCGATCGACTCCGTCCGTAGGAAGTCCCTCGCCCTCACCGACTTCTTCCTGGAGTGCGTGTCCGCGTACGTCCCCGAGGGCCGGGTGGAGTCCCTGACGCCGGCTGCCCACGCGGAACGCGGGAGCCAGGTCGCGTTGCGCTGTGCTGACGCGGGCAGCGTGATGAAGCGCCTCATCGAGCGGGGGGTGGTGGGCGACTTCCGTCATCCTGACGTGCTGCGGTTTGGGTTCACTCCGTTGTATGTGGGGTTCGGGGATGTGGAGCGGGCTGCGAGGGTGCTGGGGGAGACGCTGGGGTAG
- a CDS encoding tryptophan 2,3-dioxygenase family protein produces the protein MSHQAQPASAQEPETPHLDQGPETPHLDFAGTTPYEDYVQADVLTHLQHTLSDDPGEMVFLVTTQVMELWFTVIVHEWETAARALRADRVPVAIDALKRSVRELEALNASWKPLGQLTPAQFNSYRSALGEGSGFQSAMYRRMEFLLGEKSASMLVPHRGAPRVHAELEKALHEPSLYDEVLRLLARRGHAIPESVLGRDVSLRYEPSAEVEAVWTALYSGDASDELARLGEALTDVAELVWRWRNDHLVATRRAMGAKAGTGGSAGVAWLEKRAQKNVFPELWTARSHV, from the coding sequence ATGTCCCACCAGGCTCAGCCCGCATCGGCTCAGGAGCCCGAGACCCCGCATCTCGATCAAGGGCCCGAGACCCCGCATCTCGACTTCGCAGGTACGACGCCGTACGAGGACTACGTCCAGGCGGACGTCCTGACCCACCTCCAGCACACCCTCTCCGACGACCCCGGAGAGATGGTCTTCCTGGTGACCACCCAGGTCATGGAGCTGTGGTTCACCGTCATCGTGCACGAGTGGGAGACCGCGGCGCGCGCTCTGCGGGCGGACCGGGTGCCGGTCGCGATCGACGCGCTGAAGCGGTCCGTACGGGAGCTGGAGGCGCTGAACGCCTCCTGGAAGCCGCTCGGCCAGCTCACGCCGGCCCAGTTCAACTCGTACCGCTCCGCCCTCGGCGAGGGCTCCGGCTTCCAGTCGGCCATGTACCGCCGGATGGAGTTCCTGCTCGGCGAGAAGTCCGCGTCCATGCTGGTCCCGCACCGGGGCGCGCCGCGCGTGCACGCCGAGCTGGAGAAGGCCCTGCACGAACCGAGCCTGTACGACGAGGTGCTGCGGCTGCTCGCCCGGCGCGGGCACGCGATCCCGGAGTCCGTCCTCGGGCGTGACGTGTCCTTGCGCTATGAGCCGTCGGCGGAGGTCGAGGCGGTGTGGACCGCCCTCTACTCCGGTGACGCGAGCGATGAACTCGCCCGTCTCGGTGAGGCGTTGACCGACGTCGCCGAACTGGTCTGGCGCTGGCGCAACGATCATCTCGTCGCGACGCGTCGTGCGATGGGCGCGAAGGCGGGCACGGGTGGCTCCGCCGGGGTGGCCTGGCTGGAGAAGCGCGCGCAGAAGAACGTGTTCCCCGAGCTGTGGACGGCGAGGTCGCATGTCTGA
- a CDS encoding DUF3151 domain-containing protein, producing MTIHENLLGGPPPTHLPDDPEPRELLANGTAPADVAAKYPTSSLAWAQLADDAFERGAAVESYAYARTGYHRGLDALRRNGWKGHGPVPWEHEPNRGFLRALHALARAAQAIGEQEEYERCSQFLKDSSPTAAQTLG from the coding sequence ATGACGATTCACGAGAACCTCCTCGGGGGACCGCCCCCGACCCACCTGCCCGACGACCCGGAGCCACGCGAGCTCCTCGCGAACGGCACGGCGCCCGCCGATGTCGCCGCGAAGTACCCGACGTCCTCGCTGGCCTGGGCCCAGCTGGCCGACGACGCGTTCGAGCGGGGCGCGGCAGTGGAGTCGTACGCCTACGCCCGTACGGGCTACCACCGCGGCCTGGACGCCCTGCGCCGCAACGGTTGGAAGGGCCACGGCCCGGTGCCTTGGGAGCACGAGCCGAACCGCGGTTTCCTGCGCGCCCTGCACGCCCTCGCCCGCGCCGCGCAGGCGATCGGTGAGCAGGAAGAGTACGAGCGCTGCAGCCAGTTCCTGAAGGACTCCTCGCCCACGGCGGCCCAGACGCTGGGCTAG
- a CDS encoding MFS transporter, translating to MAAAPQETPQERPGGQPDVRIASRKGKWILLTTVLGSSMALLDSTVVNVALPRIGRDLDASLAALQWTVNAYMLTLAGLILLGGSLGDRFGRRKVFVVGVVWFAAASLLCGLAPNGGVLIAARALQGIGGALLTPGSLALIQASFHPDDRARGVGLWSGFGGIGAAVGPFLGGWLVDGPGWRWVFLLNIPVAALCVPIAIRHVPESAEGRAHGRGFDVLGAVLGALSLALVTYALIEAPSGSVLVWVTAVAGVAAGVAFVYVERHRSDPMMPLDIFASRQFTVVNLVTVCVYAAFGGFFFLTALQLQVVSGYSALGAGTALLPTTVLMLLFSARSGALSQRIGPRIPLTVGPLLCAAAMLLMLRVGPDASYVMDALPAIVVMGAGMVTLVAPLTATVLGSVDTARAGLASGINNAAARAAGLIAVAALPLLAGMGPEAYRSPAAFGSAFHRAMLWCAGILVIGAALAFATVRRLPPDCRRPECRIHGCVTAPPLEGGRPAAASGAGPGSSGSAGSGSTGSTGSTGSTASGGGPAS from the coding sequence ATGGCTGCCGCTCCGCAGGAGACACCGCAGGAGAGACCAGGCGGGCAACCGGACGTACGGATCGCTTCGCGCAAGGGCAAGTGGATCCTGCTGACCACCGTCCTCGGCTCCAGCATGGCCCTGCTCGACTCGACGGTCGTCAACGTCGCGCTGCCGCGCATCGGCCGTGACCTGGACGCGAGCCTCGCGGCCCTCCAGTGGACCGTGAACGCGTACATGCTGACGCTGGCCGGTCTGATCCTGCTCGGCGGGTCGCTCGGCGACCGCTTCGGGCGGCGCAAGGTCTTCGTCGTGGGGGTCGTGTGGTTCGCCGCGGCCTCGCTGCTGTGCGGGCTCGCGCCGAACGGCGGTGTACTGATCGCGGCGCGCGCCCTGCAGGGCATCGGCGGCGCACTGCTCACACCCGGTTCGCTCGCGCTCATCCAGGCGTCCTTCCATCCCGACGACCGGGCACGGGGCGTCGGCCTGTGGTCGGGCTTCGGGGGCATCGGCGCGGCGGTCGGCCCGTTCCTGGGCGGCTGGCTGGTGGACGGCCCCGGCTGGCGCTGGGTCTTCCTGCTGAACATCCCGGTCGCGGCGCTGTGCGTCCCGATCGCGATCCGGCACGTCCCCGAGTCGGCGGAAGGGCGGGCGCACGGCCGGGGCTTCGACGTGCTCGGCGCGGTGCTCGGCGCGCTCTCGCTCGCGTTGGTGACGTACGCGCTGATCGAGGCGCCCAGCGGCTCGGTGCTCGTCTGGGTGACGGCGGTCGCGGGTGTCGCCGCGGGGGTCGCGTTCGTGTACGTCGAACGGCACCGGTCCGATCCGATGATGCCGCTCGACATCTTCGCGTCGCGCCAGTTCACGGTCGTGAACCTGGTGACCGTGTGCGTGTACGCGGCCTTCGGCGGGTTCTTCTTCCTGACCGCACTCCAGCTCCAGGTGGTCTCGGGCTATTCGGCTCTGGGGGCGGGTACGGCGCTGCTGCCCACGACGGTGTTGATGCTGCTGTTCTCCGCCCGCTCGGGCGCGCTCTCCCAGCGCATCGGGCCGCGCATCCCGCTCACGGTGGGCCCGCTGCTGTGCGCGGCGGCGATGCTGCTGATGCTGCGGGTGGGCCCGGACGCCTCGTACGTCATGGACGCCCTGCCCGCGATCGTGGTGATGGGGGCGGGCATGGTGACGCTGGTCGCGCCCCTGACCGCGACCGTCCTCGGCTCCGTGGACACCGCGCGGGCGGGCCTGGCCAGCGGGATCAACAACGCGGCGGCCCGCGCGGCCGGGCTCATCGCCGTGGCCGCGCTGCCGCTGCTCGCCGGGATGGGCCCGGAGGCGTACCGCTCGCCGGCCGCCTTCGGCTCCGCCTTCCATCGGGCGATGCTGTGGTGCGCGGGCATCCTGGTGATCGGAGCGGCGCTGGCCTTCGCGACGGTACGCCGTCTGCCACCGGACTGCCGGCGCCCCGAGTGCCGGATACACGGCTGCGTGACGGCGCCGCCGCTGGAGGGCGGCCGGCCGGCTGCGGCTTCCGGCGCGGGGCCGGGTTCTTCGGGCTCTGCAGGTTCTGGTTCCACGGGTTCCACGGGTTCTACGGGTTCTACGGCTTCCGGTGGTGGGCCGGCTTCGTGA
- the fbaA gene encoding class II fructose-bisphosphate aldolase, producing MPIATPEVYNEMLDRAKAGKFAYPAINVTSSQTLNAALRGFAEAESDGIIQISTGGAEFLGGQYNKDMVTGAVALAEYAHVIAAKYDVTVALHTDHCPKDKLDGYVRPLLDISAERVAKGENPLFQSHMWDGSAETLADNLEIAQELLAKAAAAKIILEVEITPTGGEEDGVSHEINDELYTTVEDALRTAEALGLGDKGRYLLAASFGNVHGVYKPGNVVLRPELLKDLQEGVAAKYGKANPFDFVFHGGSGSTAQEIATALENGVVKMNLDTDTQYAFTRPVADHMFRHYDGVLKVDGEVGSKKMYDPRTWGKLAEASMATRVAEACAALRSTGTKLK from the coding sequence ATGCCCATCGCAACCCCCGAGGTCTACAACGAGATGCTCGACCGGGCGAAGGCAGGCAAGTTCGCCTACCCGGCCATCAACGTGACTTCGTCCCAGACCTTGAACGCTGCGCTGCGCGGCTTCGCGGAGGCCGAGAGCGACGGCATCATCCAGATCTCCACCGGTGGTGCGGAGTTCCTGGGCGGCCAGTACAACAAGGACATGGTGACCGGCGCCGTCGCCCTCGCCGAGTACGCGCACGTCATCGCCGCGAAGTACGACGTCACGGTCGCGCTGCACACCGACCACTGCCCCAAGGACAAGCTGGACGGCTACGTACGTCCGCTGCTCGACATCTCCGCCGAGCGCGTCGCCAAGGGCGAGAACCCGCTGTTCCAGTCGCACATGTGGGACGGCTCCGCCGAGACCCTCGCCGACAACCTGGAGATCGCCCAGGAGCTGCTCGCCAAGGCCGCCGCCGCGAAGATCATCCTCGAGGTGGAGATCACCCCGACGGGCGGCGAGGAGGACGGCGTCAGCCACGAGATCAACGACGAGCTGTACACCACCGTCGAGGACGCCCTGCGCACCGCCGAGGCCCTCGGCCTGGGCGACAAGGGCCGCTACCTGCTCGCCGCGTCCTTCGGCAACGTGCACGGCGTCTACAAGCCGGGCAACGTCGTGCTCCGCCCCGAGCTCCTCAAGGACCTCCAGGAGGGCGTCGCCGCCAAGTACGGCAAGGCGAACCCGTTCGACTTCGTCTTCCACGGCGGCTCCGGCTCCACGGCCCAGGAGATCGCCACCGCGCTGGAGAACGGCGTCGTGAAGATGAACCTCGACACCGACACGCAGTACGCCTTCACGCGTCCCGTCGCGGACCACATGTTCCGCCACTACGACGGCGTCCTGAAGGTCGACGGCGAGGTCGGCTCGAAGAAGATGTACGACCCGCGGACCTGGGGCAAGCTCGCCGAGGCGAGCATGGCCACGCGTGTGGCGGAGGCGTGCGCGGCGCTGCGTTCCACGGGCACCAAGCTCAAGTAG
- the pyrE gene encoding orotate phosphoribosyltransferase, producing the protein MSDVRGALLQQIKDKAVVHGKVTLSSGLEADYYVDLRRITLDGEAAPLVGQVLLDLTDELDFDAVGGLTMGADPVAAAMLHAAAACGQRLDAFVVRKAAKAHGLQRRVEGPDIKGRRVLVVEDTSTTGGSPLTAVEAVREAGAEVVAVATIVDRATGAAEKIEAGAGVPYLFAYTKDELGLD; encoded by the coding sequence ATGAGTGACGTACGTGGCGCGCTGCTGCAGCAGATCAAGGACAAGGCCGTGGTGCACGGCAAGGTGACCCTTTCCTCGGGTCTTGAGGCCGATTATTACGTGGACCTTCGCCGGATCACGCTGGACGGCGAGGCCGCTCCGCTCGTCGGGCAGGTACTGCTCGACCTCACGGACGAGCTGGACTTCGACGCGGTGGGCGGGCTGACCATGGGCGCCGACCCGGTGGCCGCGGCCATGCTGCACGCGGCCGCCGCGTGCGGACAGCGCCTCGACGCCTTCGTCGTCCGCAAGGCCGCCAAGGCGCACGGCCTGCAGCGTCGCGTCGAGGGTCCGGACATCAAGGGCCGGCGCGTCCTCGTCGTCGAGGACACCTCGACCACCGGCGGCTCCCCGCTCACCGCCGTGGAGGCGGTCCGCGAGGCCGGCGCGGAGGTCGTGGCCGTCGCGACGATCGTCGACCGTGCCACCGGCGCCGCCGAGAAGATCGAGGCGGGAGCCGGAGTGCCGTACCTCTTCGCGTACACGAAGGACGAGCTGGGACTCGACTGA
- a CDS encoding aldose epimerase: MSNEEITLTAGDAEATVAPANGGRIRSLRIGGVELLRQGVKFGCFPMVPWCGRIRDGRFLDGATVQQMPLNSPPNAIHGTARDGAWNTARVTKDEAAITYDLVAPWPHPARVTQVLTLTEDGLTLTMSVETYEDSFPAQIGWHPWFNRNLGGEDVRVSFDPAWQEERGDDHLPTGRRTEPKPGPWDDCFGMPDGVDVTLTWPGQLELKVASREEWVVVYDEQEAAVCVEPQTGPPNGLNSQPRLVTPIEPLEASTTWSWRRI; encoded by the coding sequence GTGAGTAACGAAGAGATCACGCTGACCGCGGGCGACGCGGAGGCGACCGTGGCGCCGGCCAACGGCGGTCGGATCAGAAGTCTGCGCATCGGCGGCGTCGAACTGCTGCGGCAGGGCGTCAAGTTCGGCTGCTTCCCGATGGTCCCCTGGTGCGGAAGGATCCGCGACGGCCGGTTCCTCGACGGCGCCACCGTCCAGCAGATGCCGCTCAACTCCCCGCCGAACGCCATCCACGGCACGGCGAGGGACGGCGCCTGGAACACGGCCCGCGTCACCAAGGACGAGGCCGCGATCACGTACGACCTCGTGGCCCCCTGGCCCCACCCCGCCCGCGTCACCCAGGTCCTCACCCTCACCGAGGACGGCCTCACGCTCACGATGTCCGTGGAGACGTACGAGGACTCGTTCCCCGCCCAGATCGGCTGGCACCCCTGGTTCAACAGGAACCTGGGCGGCGAGGACGTGCGCGTCTCCTTCGACCCCGCCTGGCAGGAGGAACGCGGCGACGACCACCTGCCCACCGGGCGGCGCACCGAGCCGAAGCCCGGCCCCTGGGACGACTGCTTCGGCATGCCGGACGGCGTCGACGTGACGCTGACCTGGCCGGGGCAGCTCGAGCTGAAGGTGGCCAGCCGCGAGGAGTGGGTCGTCGTGTACGACGAGCAGGAGGCCGCCGTGTGCGTGGAGCCCCAGACCGGGCCGCCCAACGGACTGAACTCCCAGCCCCGCCTGGTCACCCCCATCGAGCCCCTGGAGGCATCCACGACCTGGAGCTGGCGGCGCATCTAG